One window of Streptomyces sp. NBC_00273 genomic DNA carries:
- a CDS encoding HAD family hydrolase: protein MTEQVLASWNEGPARQAVLDYVREATTPGAAYLEPAERIATFDNDGTLWVEQPMPPQFDFVFRTWEEEVKADPSLAARQPYKALVEHDQGFFEGLATQEPEAVATLLEAFARSWAGTTPEEFDARVREWTRTVRDPRFGVPYVELVYRPMLELFDLLRGHGFRVFVCSGGGRDFMRVFAEETWGILKEDIIGSAAAYTYTGGRIVRSHELLGGLDLGPGKPEHIFAHTGRLPAFAGGNADVDIEMLESAAFALLVRHDDDQREYAYTKGAEASLARAEQLGWTVVSMKNDWTTLF from the coding sequence GTGACCGAGCAGGTACTGGCGAGCTGGAACGAGGGCCCTGCCAGGCAGGCGGTCCTGGACTACGTCCGCGAGGCGACGACACCGGGCGCGGCGTACCTCGAGCCGGCCGAACGGATCGCCACGTTCGACAATGACGGCACGCTGTGGGTCGAGCAGCCGATGCCACCGCAGTTCGACTTCGTGTTCCGTACCTGGGAGGAGGAGGTGAAGGCCGACCCCTCGCTCGCGGCGCGGCAGCCGTACAAGGCGCTCGTGGAGCACGACCAGGGGTTCTTCGAGGGCCTGGCGACGCAGGAACCCGAAGCGGTGGCGACCTTGCTGGAGGCGTTCGCCCGGTCGTGGGCCGGCACGACACCCGAGGAGTTCGACGCGCGGGTGCGGGAGTGGACCCGGACGGTGCGTGACCCACGGTTCGGCGTCCCCTACGTGGAGCTGGTCTACCGGCCGATGCTGGAGCTGTTCGACCTCCTACGAGGACACGGGTTCCGGGTGTTCGTGTGCTCGGGCGGCGGCCGTGACTTCATGCGCGTGTTCGCCGAGGAAACCTGGGGGATCTTGAAGGAGGACATCATCGGCTCGGCGGCCGCCTACACCTACACCGGCGGCAGGATCGTCCGCTCCCACGAGCTCCTGGGCGGCCTGGACCTGGGGCCGGGCAAGCCGGAGCACATCTTCGCCCACACGGGCCGGCTGCCCGCCTTCGCGGGAGGCAACGCCGACGTCGACATCGAGATGCTCGAAAGCGCCGCGTTCGCCCTGCTCGTCCGCCACGACGACGACCAGCGCGAGTACGCCTACACCAAGGGCGCCGAGGCCTCGCTCGCCAGAGCCGAGCAGCTCGGCTGGACCGTGGTGAGCATGAAGAACGACTGGACGACCCTGTTCTGA
- a CDS encoding DUF2235 domain-containing protein, which yields MTDTRQDTDTRRNLVLCLDGTANEPESGSTNVARMFDLAVKDDVQLTYYDPGVGTMGARGAVTRLGKTATRWAGLVGGHGVKENLEEAYTFLMQNYRRGDRIYVFGFSRGAYTGRALTGMLRTVGLLRPGTENLVPYAVKLYAASGPKDMTEEQKRAYFRLRQQFARRFGNPDFPNPFDRADHQVHFLGVWDSIKSVGWLNWKAQIEQARWPFTASITNVTTARHAIAIDERRRTYKEYRFRPDVVAASEGRYEEMWFAGVHSDIGGQFPDDHSLSDIAFAWMVEEAASTGFRVDPAAYRRMLEVRYGEKLPEDRALGRIHPNEKAWWLLGGWRTRPIRPTDSVHPSVRYRIDHTEGGDSPYGPALPS from the coding sequence ATGACCGACACTCGGCAGGACACCGACACCCGCCGCAATCTCGTACTGTGCCTCGACGGCACCGCCAACGAGCCGGAATCCGGCAGCACGAACGTGGCCCGGATGTTCGATCTCGCCGTGAAGGACGACGTGCAGCTCACCTACTACGACCCCGGCGTCGGCACGATGGGCGCGCGGGGCGCAGTCACACGCCTGGGCAAGACGGCAACGCGGTGGGCCGGTCTCGTCGGCGGGCACGGGGTCAAAGAGAACCTGGAGGAGGCCTACACCTTCCTCATGCAGAACTACCGGCGCGGCGACCGGATCTACGTCTTCGGGTTCTCGCGGGGCGCCTACACCGGCCGGGCACTCACGGGGATGCTGCGCACGGTCGGGCTGCTCCGGCCGGGCACCGAGAACCTCGTGCCCTACGCGGTCAAGCTCTACGCCGCGAGCGGCCCGAAGGACATGACGGAAGAGCAGAAGCGCGCGTACTTCCGACTACGGCAGCAGTTCGCTCGCCGGTTCGGCAATCCCGACTTCCCCAATCCGTTCGACCGGGCCGACCACCAGGTTCACTTCCTCGGCGTGTGGGACAGCATCAAATCCGTGGGCTGGCTGAACTGGAAGGCGCAGATCGAGCAGGCCAGGTGGCCGTTCACCGCGAGCATCACGAACGTGACCACCGCGAGGCACGCGATCGCCATCGACGAGCGTCGGCGAACCTACAAGGAGTACCGCTTCCGGCCGGACGTCGTCGCCGCGTCCGAAGGCCGTTACGAGGAGATGTGGTTCGCCGGGGTGCACAGTGACATCGGCGGCCAGTTCCCCGACGACCACAGCCTTTCCGACATCGCCTTCGCCTGGATGGTCGAGGAAGCGGCCTCCACCGGTTTCCGGGTCGACCCGGCCGCCTATCGGCGGATGCTCGAGGTCAGGTACGGCGAGAAGCTGCCGGAAGACCGAGCCCTCGGCAGGATCCACCCCAACGAGAAGGCGTGGTGGCTGCTGGGAGGCTGGCGCACGCGTCCCATCCGGCCGACCGACTCCGTACATCCCAGCGTGCGGTACCGCATCGACCACACCGAGGGCGGCGACTCTCCGTACGGCCCGGCGCTGCCCTCATGA
- the metX gene encoding homoserine O-acetyltransferase MetX: MSTVPAAPTTTVPPPATGAWREGDPPGRRRWHRRSRPLELEGGGVLPGVRLAYETWGRLAIDRSNAVLVLHALTGDSHVAGAAGAGHPTAGWWDALVGPGRALDTDRWFVVAPNVLGGCQGSTGPASPGPGGRSWGGSFPRLTQRDQVRAETGLADALGIERWALVTGGSMGGMRALEWAVGEPSRVAALLLLACPAAASADQIAWATAQVHAIRADPLWRGGDYHDAGAGRGPHTGLGIARRIAHITYRSAGELQARFGHLPQDGEQPQLGGRYRVESYLDHQAAKLVRRFDAASYVALAEAMNTHDIGRGRGGIRTALGRVTARTLVAGVDSDRLYPLAQQEELAAGIPSADEVRIIRSPYGHDGFLLESEQVAALVRELIGGAPDPPARRTG; the protein is encoded by the coding sequence CTGAGCACCGTCCCCGCGGCCCCGACCACCACGGTCCCCCCTCCCGCCACCGGTGCGTGGCGGGAGGGGGACCCGCCCGGCCGCCGCCGGTGGCACCGGCGCTCACGGCCGCTGGAGTTGGAGGGGGGCGGGGTGCTCCCGGGGGTGCGGCTGGCGTACGAGACCTGGGGGCGGCTCGCGATCGACCGTTCCAACGCCGTGCTCGTGCTGCACGCGCTGACCGGCGACAGCCATGTCGCGGGCGCCGCCGGCGCCGGTCACCCGACCGCGGGCTGGTGGGACGCGCTGGTCGGCCCGGGCCGGGCACTGGACACGGACCGGTGGTTCGTGGTGGCGCCGAACGTCCTGGGCGGCTGCCAGGGAAGTACCGGGCCCGCCTCCCCGGGCCCCGGCGGTCGGTCCTGGGGCGGTTCCTTCCCGCGGCTGACCCAGCGCGATCAAGTGCGCGCCGAGACCGGGCTCGCCGACGCGCTCGGCATCGAACGCTGGGCGCTGGTCACCGGGGGTTCCATGGGCGGGATGCGGGCGCTGGAGTGGGCGGTCGGTGAACCCTCGCGCGTGGCCGCGCTGTTGCTGCTCGCCTGCCCCGCGGCGGCGAGCGCGGACCAGATCGCCTGGGCCACCGCGCAGGTCCACGCGATCCGCGCCGACCCCCTCTGGCGGGGCGGCGACTACCACGACGCCGGAGCCGGACGGGGGCCCCACACGGGACTGGGCATCGCCCGCCGCATCGCGCACATCACCTACCGGTCGGCCGGGGAACTCCAGGCCCGCTTCGGACACCTCCCCCAGGACGGGGAGCAGCCTCAGCTCGGCGGCCGGTACCGCGTCGAGTCCTACCTCGACCACCAGGCCGCCAAGCTCGTCCGCCGGTTCGACGCGGCCAGCTACGTCGCCCTGGCCGAGGCCATGAACACCCACGACATCGGGCGGGGCCGCGGCGGCATCCGCACGGCCCTCGGCCGGGTCACGGCCAGGACGCTGGTCGCCGGTGTGGACTCCGACCGCCTCTACCCCCTCGCCCAGCAGGAGGAACTCGCAGCCGGCATCCCCTCCGCGGACGAGGTGCGGATCATCCGCTCCCCGTACGGGCACGACGGCTTCCTGCTGGAGTCCGAGCAGGTCGCCGCGCTGGTGCGGGAACTCATCGGCGGCGCACCGGATCCGCCCGCCCGCCGCACCGGCTGA
- a CDS encoding bifunctional o-acetylhomoserine/o-acetylserine sulfhydrylase, translating to MTQPIDAVTAGHTPESEHSGAGTPAWSFETKQLHAGTAPDPATGARAVPIYQTTSFVFRDTQHAADLFSLAEPGNIYTRIHNPTQDALEQRVAALEGGVAAVALASGQAAETLALLNVASAGDHIVSSASLYGGTYNLFRHTLPKFGIEVSFVEDPDDLDAWRAAVRPNTKALFAETLGNPRGNVLDVRGVADVAHAAGLPLIVDNTVPTPYLLRPIEHGADVVVHSATKFLGGHGTTIGGVVVDAGTFDFGAHPERFPDFTEPDPSYHGLRYWPALGAGAYAVKLRVQLLRDLGPAIAPHSAFLLLQGVETLSLRLERHSANARALAEWLEQRDEVSAVHYAGLPSSRWYEAGRRYLPRGAGAVLSFELRGGVEAGRRFVDGLELFSHLANIGDVRSLVIHPASTTHSQLDEAQLAATGTTPGLVRLSVGIENPADLKADLEAGFRAAKEAS from the coding sequence ATGACCCAGCCCATCGACGCCGTCACCGCAGGTCACACCCCCGAGAGCGAGCACTCCGGAGCCGGGACGCCGGCCTGGTCGTTCGAGACCAAGCAGCTCCACGCCGGCACCGCCCCCGACCCGGCCACCGGCGCCCGCGCGGTCCCGATCTACCAGACCACCTCGTTCGTCTTCCGTGACACCCAGCACGCCGCCGACCTCTTCTCCCTGGCCGAACCAGGCAACATCTACACGCGCATCCACAACCCCACCCAGGACGCCCTCGAACAGCGCGTCGCAGCCCTCGAAGGCGGTGTCGCCGCCGTCGCCCTCGCCTCGGGACAGGCCGCGGAGACCCTCGCGCTCCTGAACGTCGCCTCGGCCGGCGATCACATCGTCTCCAGCGCCTCCCTCTACGGCGGCACGTACAACCTGTTCCGGCACACCCTGCCGAAGTTCGGCATCGAGGTGTCCTTCGTCGAGGACCCCGACGACCTCGACGCGTGGCGGGCCGCCGTACGGCCGAACACCAAGGCACTGTTCGCGGAGACCCTCGGCAACCCGCGCGGCAACGTCCTCGACGTCCGCGGCGTGGCCGACGTCGCGCACGCGGCGGGCCTGCCGCTCATCGTCGACAACACCGTGCCCACCCCGTACCTGCTGCGCCCCATCGAGCACGGGGCGGACGTCGTCGTCCACTCGGCCACCAAGTTCCTCGGCGGACACGGCACCACCATCGGCGGTGTGGTGGTCGACGCGGGCACCTTCGACTTCGGCGCGCACCCCGAGCGCTTCCCCGACTTCACCGAACCCGATCCCAGCTACCACGGCCTGCGCTACTGGCCCGCACTCGGAGCGGGCGCGTACGCCGTCAAGCTGCGCGTGCAGCTGCTGCGCGACCTCGGCCCCGCCATCGCACCGCACTCGGCGTTCCTGCTGCTCCAGGGCGTGGAGACGCTGAGCTTGCGGCTGGAGCGGCACTCGGCGAACGCCCGGGCCCTGGCGGAGTGGCTCGAACAGCGCGACGAGGTGTCCGCGGTCCACTACGCCGGCCTGCCGTCGAGCCGCTGGTACGAAGCGGGGCGCCGCTACCTGCCGCGCGGCGCCGGCGCCGTGCTCTCGTTCGAGCTGCGGGGCGGCGTGGAGGCGGGCCGGCGGTTCGTGGACGGGCTGGAACTGTTCAGCCACCTCGCGAACATCGGCGACGTCCGAAGCCTCGTCATCCACCCGGCCTCCACCACCCACAGCCAGCTCGACGAGGCGCAGCTGGCCGCCACCGGCACCACCCCGGGTCTGGTGCGCCTGTCGGTCGGCATCGAGAACCCGGCCGACCTGAAGGCCGACCTGGAAGCCGGGTTCCGCGCCGCGAAGGAAGCGTCCTGA
- a CDS encoding GbsR/MarR family transcriptional regulator yields MPGGRLTHHERQAIAEGLGEGLSYTDIAGRLGRPISTVTREVARNGGPSAYRADAAHRATTGRARRRKQPTAPAAAPTAIATHGRDPEAVLELEEQFTAMMVGTGLPRMTARVLTCLYVTDGGSLTATELAQRLQVSPASVSKAVGELEQQELIRRERDTGRRRDRYVIDADAWFRGWMASARQNAMLADFALRGAQVLGATTPAGTRMQDIGHFFEHVGRTMIEAAEQWRQADAARRNPSD; encoded by the coding sequence ATGCCCGGAGGCAGACTGACCCACCACGAGCGACAGGCGATCGCCGAAGGGTTGGGGGAAGGGCTCAGCTACACCGACATCGCCGGGCGCCTGGGCAGGCCCATCTCCACCGTCACCCGGGAGGTGGCCCGCAACGGCGGCCCCTCCGCCTATCGGGCCGACGCGGCCCATCGCGCCACCACGGGGCGCGCCCGCCGCCGCAAGCAGCCCACGGCCCCGGCCGCCGCCCCGACCGCGATCGCCACGCACGGACGCGACCCGGAGGCCGTCCTCGAACTGGAGGAACAGTTCACGGCGATGATGGTCGGTACCGGTCTCCCCCGGATGACCGCCCGAGTGCTGACGTGCCTGTACGTCACCGATGGAGGCAGCCTGACCGCCACTGAGCTCGCCCAGCGCCTCCAGGTCAGCCCGGCGTCCGTCTCCAAGGCCGTCGGCGAACTCGAACAGCAGGAACTCATCAGGCGCGAACGCGACACCGGTCGGCGACGCGACCGGTACGTGATCGACGCCGACGCCTGGTTCCGCGGCTGGATGGCCAGCGCCCGTCAGAACGCCATGCTGGCCGACTTCGCCCTGCGCGGCGCCCAGGTCCTCGGTGCCACGACGCCCGCCGGCACCCGGATGCAAGACATAGGCCACTTCTTCGAGCACGTCGGCCGGACCATGATCGAGGCGGCCGAGCAATGGCGGCAGGCCGATGCCGCGAGGCGAAACCCGTCCGACTGA
- a CDS encoding serine hydrolase domain-containing protein, with translation MTSHFSTEATAEGTPAVPAAAITATPDRAVLQQVLDRAAAPGGAPGVVVDVRDGHGTWFGSAGVSDTGTGEERRPSERFRIGSTTKAFTAALVLQLAAEGRLGLDDTMERWLPGMVAGNGYDGRAITIRQLLNHTSGIFNYGNDAQFFTKGIGAAWFQHRYDTYAPEQLIRIGLATPPSFAPGEAFLYSNTNYFLAALIVEKVTGGTLAEALTRRIVHPLGLTGTYLPGTEPDIRGPHPRHYSTLFASDARPEVHDATEMNQSFAWAAGGVISTTGDLQRFFGALLQGHLLPAEQQQEMFTTIDTTGPVPWIPGTRYGLGVFSWALPSGVTVWGNAGATYGSWTCAMGSRDGKHLLASQVNGDWSGLGVFGEVLTTEFGAAGGS, from the coding sequence ATGACCAGTCACTTCTCCACCGAGGCGACCGCAGAGGGCACGCCGGCGGTCCCGGCAGCGGCCATCACGGCCACTCCTGACCGTGCCGTACTGCAGCAGGTCCTGGACCGCGCCGCAGCCCCGGGCGGCGCTCCCGGCGTCGTCGTCGACGTACGGGACGGCCACGGTACGTGGTTCGGCTCGGCAGGCGTCTCCGACACCGGGACCGGGGAGGAGCGCCGGCCGTCCGAGCGGTTCCGGATCGGGAGCACGACGAAGGCGTTCACGGCCGCGCTGGTCCTACAGCTGGCGGCCGAGGGCAGGCTGGGCCTCGACGACACGATGGAGCGGTGGCTGCCCGGGATGGTGGCGGGCAACGGCTACGACGGCCGTGCGATCACCATCCGGCAGCTGCTCAACCACACCAGCGGCATCTTCAACTACGGCAACGACGCCCAGTTCTTCACGAAGGGCATCGGTGCGGCGTGGTTCCAGCACCGCTACGACACCTACGCCCCCGAGCAGTTGATCAGGATCGGTCTGGCCACCCCACCGTCCTTCGCTCCGGGGGAGGCCTTCCTGTACTCCAACACCAACTACTTCCTGGCCGCCCTGATCGTCGAGAAGGTCACCGGCGGGACGCTCGCCGAGGCGCTCACCCGGCGGATCGTCCACCCGCTGGGGCTCACCGGGACCTACCTGCCGGGCACGGAACCGGACATCCGAGGGCCGCACCCCCGGCACTACTCCACCCTCTTCGCCTCCGACGCCCGGCCCGAGGTCCACGACGCGACCGAGATGAACCAGTCCTTCGCCTGGGCGGCCGGCGGCGTCATCTCGACCACCGGCGACCTCCAGCGCTTCTTCGGCGCGCTGCTCCAAGGCCACCTGCTGCCGGCCGAACAGCAGCAGGAGATGTTCACCACCATCGACACCACGGGACCCGTCCCGTGGATCCCCGGCACCCGGTACGGCCTGGGCGTGTTCTCCTGGGCGCTGCCGTCGGGCGTCACGGTCTGGGGCAACGCGGGTGCGACGTACGGCTCGTGGACCTGCGCCATGGGCTCCCGTGACGGCAAGCACCTGCTCGCCAGCCAGGTCAACGGAGACTGGAGCGGCCTGGGCGTCTTCGGTGAGGTCCTCACCACCGAGTTCGGGGCGGCCGGCGGCAGCTGA
- a CDS encoding MarR family winged helix-turn-helix transcriptional regulator, translating into MSGVERTNGEPPVGFLLYEVIRSLWPLHRTVVRAVERELIGTGMTAGQHAVIDELRRGGPRTVPQLARLLGLDRQPVQRLVNDATALGLAESAPNPEHRRSHLIRLTPKGEATISSIQEAEEAELRRRLVDLSADDVKTALKVLRRLGEEFKELAQDAPPHPTDRGADTP; encoded by the coding sequence ATGAGTGGCGTTGAGCGTACGAATGGCGAGCCCCCGGTCGGGTTCCTGCTGTACGAAGTCATCCGCAGCCTGTGGCCGCTCCACCGCACGGTCGTGCGTGCCGTGGAGCGGGAGCTCATCGGAACGGGCATGACGGCCGGTCAGCACGCGGTGATCGACGAATTGCGCAGGGGCGGCCCTCGGACCGTCCCCCAACTGGCCCGTCTGCTGGGCCTGGACCGGCAGCCGGTCCAGCGCCTGGTGAACGACGCGACGGCCCTGGGGCTGGCCGAGAGCGCCCCGAACCCGGAGCACCGGCGTTCGCACCTGATCCGGCTCACCCCGAAGGGGGAAGCCACCATCAGCAGCATCCAGGAAGCCGAGGAAGCCGAACTGCGGCGCCGCCTGGTCGATCTTTCCGCAGACGACGTCAAGACGGCCCTGAAAGTGCTCCGCCGCCTCGGCGAGGAATTCAAAGAGCTCGCGCAAGACGCCCCACCGCACCCGACGGACCGAGGAGCCGACACACCATGA
- a CDS encoding alpha/beta fold hydrolase: protein MTHARIHPVTAGTVPVEAGQLFYESAGEGPAVVLLHGGMLDLNMWDEQFSWLAGRGYHVIRYDARGHGRSSTVTQDYANHDDVQALLTHLDVPCATLIGLSLGARTALDTTMAHPESVSALVLASPGVSGRPFTDPYVAHHTAQQMAAVGDREGGAQRFVEHFLRMWVDGPFRQPSQVDHGLRERMRASASANVVRHADGLGAGVPREVGAADRLATVAVPTLVLDGELDSSDISSNARAIARAVPGARRQRFASAAHMVNLESTEPFNLAVESFLAPVIGPG, encoded by the coding sequence ATGACGCACGCGCGGATTCACCCGGTCACGGCCGGCACCGTACCCGTCGAGGCGGGCCAACTCTTCTACGAGTCGGCCGGCGAAGGACCCGCCGTCGTACTTCTGCACGGCGGCATGCTCGACCTGAACATGTGGGACGAGCAGTTCTCGTGGCTCGCGGGCCGGGGATACCACGTCATCCGCTATGACGCCCGCGGCCACGGACGTTCCTCCACGGTCACTCAGGACTACGCCAACCACGACGACGTGCAGGCCCTGCTCACCCACCTCGATGTTCCTTGCGCCACGCTCATAGGACTTTCCCTCGGGGCCCGGACCGCCCTCGATACGACGATGGCTCATCCGGAAAGCGTGTCGGCACTGGTTCTCGCCTCGCCCGGGGTGAGCGGCCGGCCGTTCACCGACCCGTACGTCGCGCACCACACCGCACAGCAGATGGCCGCGGTGGGCGACCGGGAAGGCGGTGCGCAACGGTTCGTGGAGCACTTTCTCCGGATGTGGGTGGACGGGCCGTTCCGTCAGCCTTCCCAGGTCGACCACGGCCTGCGCGAGCGGATGCGCGCGTCGGCGTCCGCGAACGTCGTGCGGCACGCCGACGGCCTCGGGGCGGGCGTACCCAGGGAGGTCGGGGCGGCGGACCGGCTGGCCACCGTCGCCGTGCCCACTTTGGTCCTCGACGGAGAACTCGACAGCAGCGACATTTCCTCCAACGCCCGGGCCATTGCCCGGGCCGTTCCGGGCGCCCGCCGCCAACGCTTCGCTTCGGCCGCCCACATGGTCAACCTCGAGAGCACGGAACCCTTCAACCTCGCGGTCGAGTCCTTCCTCGCGCCCGTGATCGGCCCCGGCTGA
- a CDS encoding GNAT family N-acetyltransferase encodes MPELRTERLVLRGWQDSDLAPWAAMNADPEVREHFPDVLTREQSERSAARFQADLDARGWGWWAVEVAATGEFIGFTGLDPVDEDMPFAGIEVGWRLARTAWGHGYATEAALAALDFGFNSLALPEILAITTATNLRSQAVMQRLGMTHDPAEDHDDMSVPAGPLRPNVVYRISAGEQRPAER; translated from the coding sequence ATGCCTGAACTACGTACCGAACGCCTCGTCCTTCGCGGATGGCAAGACAGCGACCTCGCCCCATGGGCGGCGATGAATGCCGATCCCGAAGTCCGTGAACACTTTCCGGATGTACTCACCCGTGAGCAGAGCGAAAGGTCCGCGGCCCGCTTCCAAGCCGACCTCGACGCGCGAGGCTGGGGCTGGTGGGCGGTGGAGGTCGCAGCGACGGGCGAGTTCATCGGCTTCACCGGGCTCGATCCGGTCGACGAAGACATGCCTTTCGCGGGGATCGAGGTGGGCTGGCGCCTGGCCCGCACGGCGTGGGGGCACGGATACGCAACCGAAGCTGCCCTCGCAGCCCTGGATTTCGGCTTTAACTCCCTCGCACTGCCGGAGATCCTGGCCATAACCACGGCCACCAACCTCCGCTCCCAGGCAGTCATGCAACGCCTGGGCATGACCCATGACCCCGCCGAGGACCACGACGACATGAGCGTCCCCGCCGGCCCGCTGCGCCCGAACGTCGTATACCGGATCTCAGCAGGAGAACAGCGACCCGCCGAGCGGTAG
- a CDS encoding MarR family winged helix-turn-helix transcriptional regulator: MNLLMEWECVMETPVDESLCTRIRRSEQALMAHHEAVLRTYGLTMTQYTVLLALSREGGMSGAQLARSCGVTQQSMSSVLTNMEGKGLIRRESSPVHAKVQIATLSTEGQALLDGAYREVAVLEEALTDAFTPSEHATLCTLLERATAVLIRQTRNTTTPPAP, encoded by the coding sequence ATGAACCTGTTAATGGAATGGGAGTGCGTGATGGAGACCCCGGTCGACGAGTCCCTCTGCACCCGGATCAGGCGGTCCGAACAGGCGCTGATGGCGCACCACGAGGCGGTGCTGCGCACCTACGGGCTGACCATGACGCAGTACACCGTGCTGCTGGCCCTCTCGCGTGAAGGCGGCATGTCCGGCGCCCAACTGGCCCGCTCCTGCGGGGTGACCCAGCAGAGCATGAGCAGCGTGCTGACCAACATGGAAGGCAAGGGACTCATTCGCCGCGAAAGCTCCCCCGTGCACGCCAAGGTACAGATCGCGACCCTGAGCACCGAGGGCCAGGCGCTCCTCGACGGCGCCTACCGGGAAGTGGCCGTCCTCGAAGAGGCACTCACCGACGCGTTCACACCCTCCGAACACGCCACGCTCTGCACACTCCTGGAACGGGCCACCGCCGTCCTCATCAGGCAAACCCGCAACACGACGACCCCGCCCGCCCCCTGA
- a CDS encoding quinone oxidoreductase family protein: MKAVLLDAEDRYRVAELDEPTPGPGQVAIKVAYAGIQWGDIMVRDGHFPVPRPFVPGFEASGHIIAVGEGVDPGRVGVPVTALTTAGAYAEVVVAPAVLSLDVGDLPLRSAAGLGWGAPTAYDLINTTARVRPGESVLIHAAAGSVGTLAAQFARLAGAGRIVGVAGSPARAEYATRFGYDHIVLRKDFPAGLDGERFDVILDPVGGATRRAALGQLTAHGRLAVFGNLATFESVPADTGDLLMNGRSLLTYNSNLLGSTHPERLADSARRALALVADGSVRVDVTAEYGLADLATAVQRLAEGATHGKSVLRIA; the protein is encoded by the coding sequence ATGAAGGCTGTTCTCCTCGATGCCGAGGATCGCTACCGCGTCGCTGAACTCGACGAGCCCACGCCCGGCCCCGGCCAGGTGGCGATCAAGGTCGCCTACGCCGGGATCCAGTGGGGGGACATCATGGTTCGCGACGGCCACTTCCCGGTGCCGCGGCCCTTCGTTCCCGGCTTCGAGGCGTCCGGGCACATCATCGCGGTCGGCGAGGGCGTCGACCCGGGCCGTGTCGGAGTGCCCGTCACAGCGCTGACCACGGCGGGTGCCTATGCCGAGGTGGTCGTGGCGCCTGCCGTGCTCAGCCTGGACGTCGGTGATCTGCCGCTGCGATCGGCCGCGGGGCTCGGCTGGGGCGCACCGACTGCCTACGACCTGATCAACACCACCGCACGGGTCCGGCCGGGCGAGAGCGTGTTGATCCATGCCGCGGCCGGCTCGGTCGGCACGCTCGCCGCCCAGTTCGCCCGGCTGGCCGGAGCCGGCCGGATCGTCGGTGTCGCCGGTAGTCCCGCCAGGGCCGAGTACGCCACCCGGTTCGGATACGACCACATCGTCCTGCGCAAGGACTTCCCGGCCGGGCTCGACGGCGAACGCTTCGACGTGATCCTCGACCCGGTCGGCGGTGCTACCCGCCGCGCTGCTCTGGGGCAGTTGACGGCCCATGGTCGACTCGCGGTGTTCGGCAACCTCGCCACCTTCGAATCCGTCCCGGCCGACACGGGTGATCTGCTCATGAACGGCAGGTCGCTCCTGACGTACAACAGCAACCTGCTCGGCAGCACCCACCCCGAGCGCCTCGCCGACAGTGCCCGCCGTGCGCTCGCTCTCGTGGCGGACGGGTCGGTACGCGTCGACGTCACCGCCGAATACGGCCTGGCGGACCTGGCCACCGCCGTACAGCGCCTCGCCGAGGGCGCCACCCACGGCAAGAGCGTGCTGCGCATCGCCTGA
- a CDS encoding TIGR03086 family metal-binding protein gives MTGTTTLDLGPQARIVARLAAAVPDARLADRTPCPKYTVGDLLGHLVGLCVAFRDAARKDLGATTDTPPGGAALLLPARWREDLPRVLGELAEAWQDPAAWTGMTRAGGVDLPGAIAGAVAADELVVHGWDLARATGQQYVPDRAALRASHAFLLAAAQEEGRGGGAFGAVVPVPDDAPLLDRAVGLSGRDPAWTPPSSS, from the coding sequence ATGACCGGCACGACGACCCTCGACCTCGGACCGCAGGCCCGGATCGTGGCCCGTCTTGCGGCCGCCGTCCCCGACGCCCGACTCGCCGATCGGACGCCGTGCCCCAAGTACACGGTCGGTGACCTGTTGGGTCACCTCGTGGGCCTCTGCGTCGCTTTCCGTGACGCCGCTCGTAAGGACCTCGGTGCCACGACCGACACGCCTCCCGGTGGGGCCGCGCTCCTTCTGCCGGCCCGCTGGCGCGAGGACCTGCCCAGGGTCCTTGGCGAACTGGCGGAGGCCTGGCAGGACCCGGCCGCCTGGACCGGCATGACCCGCGCGGGTGGTGTGGACCTGCCCGGCGCTATTGCGGGGGCGGTGGCCGCTGACGAGCTGGTGGTGCACGGGTGGGACCTGGCCCGGGCCACCGGCCAGCAGTACGTACCCGATCGGGCCGCGCTGCGCGCCTCGCACGCTTTCCTGCTGGCGGCCGCGCAGGAGGAGGGCCGTGGCGGGGGAGCCTTCGGGGCCGTCGTGCCCGTACCGGACGACGCCCCGCTACTGGACCGGGCCGTCGGCCTGAGCGGGCGCGATCCGGCCTGGACGCCGCCGTCGTCCTCGTGA